Proteins encoded within one genomic window of Desulfonatronospira thiodismutans ASO3-1:
- a CDS encoding sulfite exporter TauE/SafE family protein produces MEYALWLYPLIFVSSFVLSMAGLGGGLIFAPLFLLVGFAQSSAVASSLLLNALAATTASYVYIRKRMVDFSLSIPLVISSGLAAPIGAMCTRWVDEGVFLCVMSVVLFLAAVRMMFVGGVAGQGTRAHVWSLARVLQASFLGLVIGFMAGMLGIGGGVFVVPLLIYMLQVNPRTAAATTAFIVCFSSYAGFATHVAVTPLDWKFLVLAGIFSSAGGLAGSRLMSSRLSGAFVRKLFALVLFFLSLHLMYQGVFT; encoded by the coding sequence ATGGAATATGCCCTCTGGCTTTATCCCCTGATCTTTGTATCCTCCTTTGTCCTGTCCATGGCCGGCCTGGGCGGGGGGCTCATTTTCGCTCCGCTTTTCCTGCTTGTGGGCTTTGCCCAGTCATCGGCCGTGGCCTCCTCGCTTCTCTTAAACGCCCTGGCCGCCACCACGGCCTCTTACGTGTATATCCGCAAGAGGATGGTGGATTTCTCCCTGTCCATACCGCTGGTAATCAGTTCCGGACTGGCTGCTCCCATAGGGGCCATGTGTACCAGGTGGGTTGATGAGGGTGTTTTTCTTTGCGTCATGTCGGTGGTGCTGTTTCTGGCCGCAGTGCGCATGATGTTTGTAGGCGGCGTGGCCGGGCAGGGCACACGCGCCCATGTCTGGTCCCTGGCCAGGGTCCTGCAGGCTTCTTTTCTGGGGCTGGTCATCGGGTTCATGGCCGGGATGCTTGGCATTGGAGGGGGTGTATTCGTGGTGCCTCTGCTTATTTATATGCTGCAGGTAAATCCCAGGACAGCTGCGGCCACCACGGCCTTTATAGTCTGCTTTTCATCTTATGCCGGTTTTGCAACCCATGTGGCAGTGACTCCTCTGGACTGGAAGTTTCTGGTCCTGGCCGGGATTTTCTCCTCAGCCGGGGGGCTGGCCGGGTCCAGGCTCATGAGTTCAAGGCTCAGCGGTGCATTTGTCAGAAAACTTTTTGCCCTGGTCCTGTTTTTTCTAAGCCTGCATCTTATGTATCAGGGAGTTTTTACTTGA
- a CDS encoding YgiT-type zinc finger protein produces the protein MNCAACNSHMVHKQGEIELRIGGKLFLEKNVSYQQCEECGERVLTPDVSQEIFNKITKKDYKEKQIIVPVIESNTASAV, from the coding sequence ATGAACTGCGCAGCATGTAATAGTCACATGGTACATAAGCAGGGAGAGATTGAGCTTCGAATTGGGGGAAAGTTGTTTCTTGAAAAAAATGTATCCTACCAACAATGCGAAGAGTGCGGGGAAAGAGTTCTGACCCCGGATGTCAGCCAGGAAATCTTCAACAAAATTACAAAAAAAGATTATAAGGAAAAGCAAATCATCGTACCTGTAATCGAGAGCAATACTGCTTCAGCTGTTTGA
- a CDS encoding DUF4926 domain-containing protein — translation MIKEHENAVLTVDLPSTGLMAGDVGVVVHVYELGKAYEVEFIALDGNTVAVETLDAGKIRPVQEREMLHVRDMAAA, via the coding sequence ATGATCAAAGAACATGAAAATGCAGTCTTGACTGTCGACTTGCCCTCTACTGGCCTTATGGCTGGAGATGTTGGTGTCGTGGTGCATGTATACGAGCTTGGAAAGGCTTATGAAGTCGAGTTTATTGCTCTTGACGGGAATACAGTAGCGGTTGAGACTCTAGATGCTGGCAAAATCCGGCCTGTCCAGGAGCGCGAGATGCTGCATGTCCGAGACATGGCTGCTGCCTGA
- a CDS encoding site-specific integrase, with the protein MKTNHPIKGSSIRVEPIRRLEDIKAIKKLLRDSPRDLLLFTMGINNGLRIGDLLRLKVEDVQHLRPNEYLRIKEQKTGKHNVLLINKTVHKAMANYMEKLCPDSADYLFKSRKSGRAISVEHANRMVKNWCRQINLRGNYGTHTLRKTFGYIQRVHYGVGYELLCKRFNHSSSSVTMRYLGIEESEVNDILMNEI; encoded by the coding sequence ATGAAAACAAACCATCCCATCAAAGGCAGTTCGATCAGGGTCGAGCCCATAAGAAGGCTTGAGGACATCAAGGCAATAAAGAAGCTTCTCCGTGACAGTCCCAGGGATTTGCTCCTGTTCACCATGGGCATAAACAACGGACTGCGCATCGGGGACCTGCTGCGCCTGAAAGTGGAAGACGTACAACATCTAAGGCCCAACGAGTATCTCCGGATAAAAGAGCAAAAGACCGGCAAGCACAATGTATTGCTGATAAACAAGACTGTACACAAAGCTATGGCGAATTACATGGAGAAACTCTGCCCGGACTCAGCGGATTACCTGTTCAAAAGTAGAAAGAGTGGCAGGGCCATCTCGGTTGAACACGCTAATCGCATGGTGAAAAACTGGTGCAGGCAGATTAACCTGAGAGGTAACTACGGGACCCATACGCTGCGTAAGACATTCGGGTATATCCAGAGGGTGCATTATGGTGTCGGCTACGAGCTGCTGTGCAAGAGGTTCAATCACAGCAGTTCCTCGGTTACAATGCGGTATCTGGGGATAGAAGAGAGCGAGGTTAATGATATCTTGATGAATGAAATCTGA
- the murA gene encoding UDP-N-acetylglucosamine 1-carboxyvinyltransferase, which translates to MYKLVIEGGSRLEGEIRISGSKNASLPILMASIMADSDVILENVPGLKDIHTSLKLLTLLGCKSGYSEGSARIQAGELVPEAPYDLVRTMRASVLCLGPLLARLGRAKVALPGGCAIGSRPVDQHLRGLEQMGAGFELDSGYIVGKCKRLSGAHIIFDLPTVGGTENLLMAAALAKGETVLENAAREPEITDLAEFLNACGARISGHGTSVIRVQGVDSLEGCTYRVMSDRIEAGTYMVAAAITHGEVLLTNCPDKELDAVVAKLQEMGVVISPEPEGFRVSSNGDLQGVDVVTLPYPGFPTDMQAQIMALMCVAAGTGTIKETIFENRFLHALELNRMGARIKLSGQSAVVRGGADLVGAPVMASDLRASASLVLAGLRARGKTEVQRIYHLDRGYEVMEKKLEAVGAKISRQKEN; encoded by the coding sequence ATGTACAAGCTTGTAATTGAAGGCGGCAGCAGGCTGGAGGGGGAAATACGCATAAGCGGCTCCAAGAACGCCTCGCTGCCCATTCTCATGGCCTCCATTATGGCCGACAGTGACGTGATTCTGGAAAACGTGCCCGGTTTAAAGGATATTCATACCTCCTTGAAGCTGTTGACGCTTCTTGGCTGCAAATCCGGATACAGTGAAGGCAGCGCCAGGATCCAGGCCGGGGAACTGGTTCCAGAGGCCCCGTATGACCTTGTCAGGACCATGCGGGCGTCGGTTCTGTGCCTGGGCCCCCTGCTGGCCAGGCTGGGCCGGGCCAAAGTGGCCCTGCCCGGGGGGTGCGCCATAGGATCGCGGCCGGTGGATCAGCATCTGCGGGGGCTGGAACAGATGGGGGCCGGATTTGAACTGGACTCCGGATATATCGTGGGCAAATGCAAAAGGTTAAGCGGTGCGCATATCATATTCGACCTGCCAACAGTTGGGGGCACGGAAAACCTGCTCATGGCAGCTGCCCTGGCCAAGGGGGAAACTGTCCTGGAAAACGCTGCCAGGGAGCCGGAAATAACGGATCTGGCCGAATTTTTAAATGCCTGCGGGGCCAGGATCAGCGGTCACGGCACCAGTGTTATCCGTGTTCAGGGTGTGGATTCCCTAGAGGGCTGCACATACAGGGTCATGTCCGATCGCATCGAGGCCGGGACCTACATGGTGGCTGCGGCCATAACCCATGGAGAGGTCCTGCTTACAAACTGCCCGGACAAGGAACTGGATGCGGTGGTGGCCAAGCTGCAGGAGATGGGAGTGGTCATCTCGCCTGAACCTGAAGGCTTCCGGGTATCTTCCAATGGAGATCTGCAGGGGGTGGATGTGGTTACTCTGCCGTACCCCGGGTTCCCCACGGATATGCAGGCTCAGATCATGGCCCTTATGTGTGTCGCCGCAGGCACCGGGACCATCAAGGAGACCATTTTTGAAAACCGCTTTCTGCATGCCCTGGAGCTCAACCGCATGGGAGCCAGGATCAAGCTTTCCGGCCAGAGCGCTGTGGTCAGGGGCGGGGCGGACCTGGTGGGGGCCCCGGTCATGGCCTCGGACCTGCGGGCCAGCGCCAGCCTGGTCCTGGCGGGGCTTAGAGCCAGGGGCAAAACAGAGGTGCAAAGGATCTATCACCTGGACCGGGGCTACGAAGTCATGGAAAAGAAGCTGGAAGCAGTGGGTGCAAAAATCAGCAGGCAAAAAGAGAATTAG
- a CDS encoding DUF6883 domain-containing protein: MHVDERKILDYLLNKERSRGKAAFFMAMGFEASQWEVFARALKQQAFSGTLSSTVESPYGTRYTVDGPIETPNKRTQMPNIRTVWIKESAIAEWRLVTAYPLKGDIP, from the coding sequence ATGCATGTCGATGAGCGAAAAATACTTGATTACCTGCTCAATAAGGAAAGGAGCCGAGGGAAAGCTGCATTCTTTATGGCCATGGGATTTGAAGCTTCGCAGTGGGAGGTATTTGCCCGAGCCTTAAAACAACAAGCGTTTTCAGGGACTTTATCCAGCACTGTTGAGTCACCTTACGGAACCCGCTACACTGTTGATGGCCCCATCGAGACTCCCAATAAGCGCACCCAAATGCCCAATATAAGAACCGTGTGGATCAAAGAATCTGCTATTGCTGAATGGAGGCTTGTTACAGCTTATCCTCTCAAAGGAGATATACCATGA
- a CDS encoding DMT family transporter, which yields MNKHKSLLKTGYSRGIILAFTGAFVLSFDSLLIRLAMADPWTVLFWRGLLMGLTLSLVFYCDCRKLPFWEIKTQGSAALASGILFGVTSTGFVISILNTHVANSVLIFSTAPMFAAIFTRFILKEDIQARTWLAILAVMAGVAIVFKGSLGTGNLMGDLSALVAAVAVGGNYTILRRRPKIKRTAVVSLGGFATAALAFFWASPLSLELSSFMVLALMGIVQMPLASVLLAVSTRNLPSPEVSLFLLLEAVLGPFWVWLVIRESPPGLTWLGGLIILGTLTLYFAPALRRDPEVKPAHRV from the coding sequence ATGAACAAGCATAAATCCCTGCTCAAGACCGGGTACAGCCGGGGAATAATTCTGGCTTTCACCGGGGCATTTGTCCTCAGCTTCGACTCCCTGCTCATCAGGCTGGCCATGGCCGATCCCTGGACGGTCCTGTTCTGGAGGGGTCTGCTCATGGGGCTGACCTTAAGCCTTGTTTTTTACTGCGACTGCAGAAAACTGCCCTTCTGGGAAATAAAGACCCAGGGCAGTGCAGCCCTGGCCTCGGGTATACTTTTCGGAGTGACCAGCACCGGGTTTGTCATCTCCATTCTGAACACCCACGTTGCCAACTCGGTTCTTATTTTCAGCACCGCACCCATGTTTGCGGCCATATTCACCAGGTTCATCCTCAAGGAAGACATCCAGGCCAGAACCTGGCTGGCCATCCTGGCTGTGATGGCAGGAGTGGCCATTGTCTTCAAGGGATCTCTGGGCACAGGCAATCTCATGGGAGATCTTTCTGCCCTTGTAGCTGCAGTGGCTGTAGGGGGCAACTACACCATTCTGCGCCGGCGACCCAAAATCAAAAGGACTGCCGTGGTCTCCCTGGGGGGATTCGCAACAGCTGCCCTGGCCTTTTTCTGGGCCTCCCCCTTGAGCCTCGAACTTTCGAGCTTCATGGTCCTGGCCCTGATGGGCATAGTCCAGATGCCCCTGGCCTCGGTGCTCCTGGCGGTTTCCACAAGAAACCTGCCCTCCCCGGAAGTAAGCCTCTTTCTTCTGCTGGAAGCCGTCCTGGGACCTTTCTGGGTCTGGCTGGTAATAAGGGAATCCCCGCCGGGCTTGACCTGGCTGGGAGGCCTGATCATCCTGGGCACCCTCACCCTGTACTTTGCCCCCGCCCTGCGCCGGGACCCGGAAGTAAAACCTGCCCATAGAGTATAA
- a CDS encoding cobyrinate a,c-diamide synthase — MKHTKGLVVAAPSSGSGKTTVALALMAAFARKGLITAPFKVGPDFIDPGYHVRITGRVSRNLDGWMLHEKCNREIFARGADGADVCVVEGVMGLYDGYDGASEAGSTAQIARWLGLPVLLVVDARSMARSFAALVKGFLEFDPECSFCGVVANNVGSRRHLEYLQQAVRDLPGCRLLGGIPRNAGVQIPSRHLGLYTAEDHVLTREMISDLADLADKHLDLDSLLHELTFVQPEPVRERSRPDARVRIGVARDRAFCFYYQDNLDLLEQNGLEPVFFSPLQDEALPRDIHGLYLGGGYPELHAAELAGNRFLLESIHRAGSLGMPIYAECGGFMYLCKSLVDIEDNVHGMAGIFPFTSRMQARRAGLGYRDIRLLGDTPLGCRGSVLRGHEFHYSRIDEQGQAVSVQQVYGATDKSGEQRSCPGWLRNNTLGSYVHLHFLSSPEAGRALARACLSFRDSGLHLKL; from the coding sequence TTGAAACATACAAAAGGCCTGGTAGTGGCGGCTCCGTCCAGCGGCAGCGGCAAGACCACCGTGGCCCTGGCCCTTATGGCCGCCTTTGCCAGGAAAGGCCTGATTACCGCCCCGTTCAAGGTGGGGCCTGATTTCATAGATCCGGGATATCATGTAAGGATCACCGGGCGCGTCAGCCGCAACCTGGACGGGTGGATGCTGCATGAAAAATGCAACAGGGAGATTTTTGCCCGGGGAGCAGATGGAGCTGACGTGTGCGTGGTGGAAGGGGTCATGGGGCTTTATGACGGGTACGACGGGGCCTCAGAGGCCGGCTCCACGGCACAGATTGCCAGGTGGCTGGGTCTGCCGGTTCTTCTGGTGGTGGACGCCCGGAGTATGGCCAGAAGTTTTGCAGCCTTAGTCAAGGGATTTCTGGAGTTTGACCCGGAATGTTCTTTTTGCGGAGTGGTGGCCAACAATGTGGGCAGTCGGAGGCACCTGGAATACCTGCAACAGGCAGTCAGGGATCTGCCCGGATGCAGGCTTCTGGGGGGCATACCCCGCAATGCCGGGGTGCAGATTCCATCCAGGCACCTGGGCCTTTATACTGCAGAAGACCATGTATTGACCCGGGAGATGATCTCTGATCTGGCGGATCTGGCGGATAAGCACCTGGACCTGGACTCTTTGCTGCATGAGCTTACCTTTGTACAGCCTGAACCTGTCAGGGAGAGGAGCCGGCCTGATGCCCGTGTGCGCATCGGTGTGGCCAGGGACAGGGCCTTTTGTTTTTATTACCAGGACAACCTGGACCTGCTTGAACAAAACGGCCTGGAGCCGGTGTTTTTTTCGCCTCTGCAGGATGAGGCTTTGCCCCGGGACATACACGGCCTGTACCTGGGCGGGGGGTATCCGGAGCTGCATGCGGCGGAACTGGCCGGAAACCGCTTTCTGCTGGAGAGCATCCACAGGGCGGGCAGCCTGGGAATGCCCATATACGCGGAGTGCGGTGGATTTATGTACCTGTGTAAAAGCCTGGTGGATATTGAGGACAACGTGCACGGCATGGCCGGTATATTTCCCTTTACCTCCAGGATGCAGGCCAGGCGGGCCGGCCTTGGGTACAGGGACATAAGGCTGTTGGGCGATACTCCCCTTGGTTGCCGGGGAAGCGTGCTTAGAGGACACGAATTTCATTATTCCCGGATTGATGAACAGGGTCAGGCAGTTTCCGTGCAGCAGGTTTACGGGGCCACGGACAAAAGCGGGGAGCAGCGATCCTGCCCCGGCTGGCTTAGAAACAATACCCTGGGCAGCTACGTGCACCTGCATTTTTTAAGCAGCCCTGAAGCAGGCCGGGCATTGGCCCGGGCATGTCTGAGTTTCAGGGACAGCGGCCTGCATCTCAAGTTGTGA
- a CDS encoding ribbon-helix-helix domain-containing protein, with translation MQMTIRMPDEYRSRIEEVSEKTGLKKSDIARMAIKKFLEDFDVQARGDRTSAKAQDLIGVVNSGIPDLGTNHRRHLLNLMRDQKQ, from the coding sequence ATGCAAATGACAATCCGCATGCCCGACGAGTACAGGTCCAGGATTGAGGAAGTTTCAGAAAAGACCGGCCTTAAAAAATCAGATATTGCCCGGATGGCCATCAAAAAATTCCTGGAGGACTTTGATGTCCAGGCCCGAGGAGACAGAACTTCAGCTAAAGCCCAGGACCTGATAGGTGTTGTAAACAGCGGGATTCCTGACCTTGGCACTAATCATCGCCGGCACCTGCTAAACCTCATGCGGGATCAGAAGCAATGA
- a CDS encoding DUF2283 domain-containing protein, with protein MKIKYSQETDILVVEFKEGVPVDSIDMKEVVILHLDSEGVPVEMEILDASKFVAMDEFNILVPMIKDKNEQRDRLILDIFRS; from the coding sequence TTGAAGATCAAATACTCCCAAGAGACTGATATACTCGTAGTTGAATTTAAGGAAGGAGTTCCTGTAGATTCAATAGATATGAAGGAGGTAGTCATTCTTCATCTTGATAGTGAAGGTGTTCCTGTTGAGATGGAAATTCTGGATGCTTCGAAATTTGTAGCTATGGACGAGTTTAATATTCTTGTTCCTATGATAAAGGACAAAAATGAGCAAAGAGACAGGTTGATTCTTGACATTTTTCGATCTTGA
- a CDS encoding ISNCY-like element ISDth2 family transposase has product MRKVFETQPQFFHLMPSNKLGKMLEKISDILFENKQVLKSIFNDIAADKNYTVGRNGLNADQVLRCAVLKMLMNFTYERLEFHLSDSQAMRAFAKLDYNQKPGKSSLQANIKSISEDTWEKINKALVKYSLDTKIETGNMTRTDATAVDTNIHKPCDSTLLQDGIRVITRILQKTKELCPGVKFSDHNRAAKKRVLNIMHAKDKKREKAYKKLLGLARNVVQYADQAHAELKAYNDPDFEKKLLAENLKEQLEYNLDMLHQVMDQTVRRVINKEKVPSEEKLISFFEPHSDIIKKARRETQFGHKVYLTTGKSGLILDCMMPRGNPNDSSLVEEIVERQKKTLDKTPRKIAMDGGFASQNSLDKAKEAGVKDVCFAKKRNLNILDMVKSSYVYKKLRNFRAGIEAIISTMKRAFGLDRCTWQGWEGFKQYVWSSVVAFNLQIMATA; this is encoded by the coding sequence GTGCGAAAAGTATTTGAAACTCAGCCACAGTTTTTTCACCTGATGCCGAGCAATAAGCTTGGTAAAATGCTTGAAAAAATATCTGACATATTATTCGAGAATAAACAGGTGCTTAAAAGTATATTCAACGACATAGCTGCGGATAAAAATTATACGGTTGGCCGCAATGGTCTAAATGCTGACCAGGTACTCAGATGCGCTGTCCTCAAAATGCTTATGAACTTCACCTATGAACGCCTGGAATTCCACCTGTCAGATTCTCAGGCAATGAGAGCATTTGCCAAACTGGACTACAATCAAAAACCGGGCAAGTCGTCTTTACAGGCAAACATAAAGTCCATATCTGAAGACACATGGGAAAAGATCAATAAAGCTCTGGTCAAGTACAGCCTTGATACGAAGATTGAGACAGGAAATATGACCAGAACTGACGCCACTGCTGTGGATACCAATATTCATAAGCCTTGCGACTCAACCCTTTTGCAGGATGGCATCAGAGTCATTACCAGAATCCTTCAAAAAACAAAAGAGCTGTGTCCGGGGGTTAAGTTTTCAGACCATAATCGAGCTGCCAAAAAGAGAGTCCTGAACATTATGCATGCAAAGGACAAAAAAAGGGAAAAAGCCTACAAGAAACTACTGGGGCTGGCCCGCAATGTAGTGCAGTACGCTGATCAGGCTCATGCCGAGCTTAAAGCATACAATGACCCGGACTTCGAAAAAAAGCTTCTGGCTGAAAATCTCAAAGAGCAGCTTGAATACAACCTGGACATGCTGCACCAGGTCATGGATCAAACCGTACGTCGGGTAATCAATAAGGAAAAGGTTCCTTCTGAAGAAAAGCTGATCTCTTTCTTTGAGCCCCATAGCGATATCATCAAAAAAGCCAGAAGAGAGACCCAGTTCGGTCACAAGGTATACCTGACAACCGGGAAAAGCGGCCTTATCCTGGATTGTATGATGCCCAGAGGCAATCCCAATGACTCCTCCCTTGTGGAGGAGATCGTAGAACGCCAAAAAAAGACCCTTGATAAGACCCCCAGGAAAATAGCCATGGACGGGGGCTTTGCCTCCCAAAACAGCTTAGACAAAGCCAAAGAAGCAGGGGTCAAGGATGTCTGCTTTGCCAAAAAACGCAACCTGAACATCCTGGATATGGTCAAGAGCTCTTATGTATACAAGAAGCTGCGCAACTTCAGGGCCGGCATAGAAGCCATCATCTCCACCATGAAGCGAGCCTTTGGTCTGGACCGCTGCACCTGGCAAGGCTGGGAGGGCTTCAAGCAATACGTCTGGTCCAGCGTGGTTGCCTTCAATCTTCAGATAATGGCCACAGCTTAG
- a CDS encoding type II toxin-antitoxin system VapC family toxin produces MKALLDTGPWVALIDRSEVAHEACVQWFASFSGELFSTEAVLTEVLYLLNFSLKAQQAALDFVIRGIVTLVPSDLYSLHFARTQMEKYADLPMDFADATLVCLAEESGILNIASLDHKDFSIYRTTGNQVFRILTQ; encoded by the coding sequence ATGAAGGCCCTGCTGGATACCGGTCCATGGGTCGCACTGATAGACAGAAGTGAAGTTGCCCACGAAGCTTGTGTACAGTGGTTTGCTTCTTTTTCAGGGGAGCTTTTTTCAACCGAGGCCGTCCTTACCGAGGTTCTTTATCTCCTTAATTTTTCTCTCAAGGCTCAGCAGGCAGCGCTGGACTTTGTAATCCGAGGAATTGTGACCCTGGTTCCTTCAGATCTTTATTCACTGCATTTTGCCAGAACCCAGATGGAAAAATATGCAGACTTGCCTATGGATTTTGCCGACGCCACCCTGGTTTGCCTGGCAGAAGAGTCCGGAATTTTGAACATTGCATCACTGGATCATAAAGACTTTTCCATCTACAGAACCACAGGCAATCAAGTTTTCAGGATTTTGACGCAGTGA
- a CDS encoding tyrosine-type recombinase/integrase produces MMRLFNLAERWQVIDKAPTRNARELSDPDRRERYLTDEELYRVLDALYNCRSTIVADIIRMLLLTGARKSEVVRMRLEELDMEKGFWRIPAARNKGNKYFSVNQISFIKISLTSLSSIPRYRIVTEELL; encoded by the coding sequence ATGATGCGCCTTTTCAACCTGGCCGAACGCTGGCAGGTGATTGACAAGGCCCCTACCCGCAACGCCAGAGAGCTAAGCGACCCCGACAGACGCGAGAGATACCTGACAGACGAAGAACTCTACCGGGTGCTCGATGCCCTGTATAACTGCCGCAGTACAATAGTGGCGGATATTATCCGCATGCTTCTTCTGACTGGTGCAAGAAAATCCGAGGTTGTGAGAATGCGCTTGGAGGAGCTGGATATGGAAAAGGGATTCTGGAGAATCCCAGCCGCAAGGAACAAGGGCAATAAGTATTTCTCTGTCAATCAGATTTCATTCATCAAGATATCATTAACCTCGCTCTCTTCTATCCCCAGATACCGCATTGTAACCGAGGAACTGCTGTGA
- a CDS encoding SOS response-associated peptidase: MCGRFGLWADSRQIAEEFRLGEIPDFRPAYNIAPSQNIPAVGQGREGERSFARLVWGLKPHWFKQGGGDYKMINARAESMFDKPAFKAAARKRRCLIPASCFFEWQKQEQGAKQPYCIRPAKGDLFAFAGIWEYLEDPDSQETIYTCAIVTTRANEAVQPLHNRMPVIVHRDSYNLWLDKSVQEPRFLKAIFEPVPGRSLKIHKVGLRLNNPANDDQGLVVPVS; the protein is encoded by the coding sequence ATGTGTGGAAGATTCGGGTTGTGGGCTGATTCCCGGCAGATTGCAGAAGAATTCAGGCTTGGTGAAATACCTGATTTCAGGCCTGCTTACAATATCGCTCCTTCCCAAAACATCCCGGCTGTGGGCCAGGGCAGGGAAGGGGAGCGCAGTTTCGCCCGGCTTGTGTGGGGGCTTAAACCCCATTGGTTCAAGCAGGGAGGTGGGGATTACAAAATGATCAACGCCCGGGCCGAGTCCATGTTTGACAAGCCCGCGTTCAAAGCGGCGGCCAGGAAGCGCCGCTGTCTGATTCCGGCCAGCTGCTTCTTTGAGTGGCAAAAGCAGGAACAGGGGGCAAAACAGCCCTATTGTATCCGGCCGGCAAAGGGCGACCTGTTTGCCTTTGCCGGCATATGGGAGTACCTGGAAGATCCGGATTCTCAGGAAACGATCTATACCTGCGCCATTGTCACCACCCGGGCCAACGAGGCCGTCCAGCCCCTGCACAACCGGATGCCGGTGATAGTGCACAGGGACAGTTACAACCTCTGGCTGGACAAGTCCGTGCAGGAGCCCAGGTTTTTGAAAGCTATATTCGAACCTGTGCCCGGCAGGTCCCTGAAGATTCACAAGGTAGGCCTCAGGTTGAACAATCCGGCCAATGATGACCAGGGCCTTGTAGTGCCGGTGAGTTAG
- a CDS encoding DUF4258 domain-containing protein, with the protein MRYFKHKMMLKWVPECLSPAFLKSAKQIQQIVEKDQHRFTLHALERMIERKIQPAAIKETILNGEIIEFYPEDKYGPSCLIMGSSGLDTFHVLCSLNPVWIITAYNPAFYSEKCDKSFKKRVSL; encoded by the coding sequence ATGAGATATTTTAAGCACAAAATGATGCTCAAGTGGGTCCCGGAGTGCCTGTCCCCTGCTTTCCTTAAAAGCGCTAAACAGATACAGCAGATAGTTGAGAAGGATCAGCACCGATTTACTCTGCATGCATTGGAAAGAATGATTGAAAGAAAGATTCAACCTGCTGCTATTAAAGAGACTATATTGAATGGAGAAATTATAGAGTTTTATCCGGAAGATAAATACGGACCTTCATGCCTGATCATGGGGAGTTCAGGGCTTGATACTTTTCATGTCCTCTGTTCTTTAAATCCTGTTTGGATAATAACCGCGTATAACCCTGCTTTTTATTCAGAAAAGTGTGATAAAAGCTTCAAAAAGAGGGTATCTTTATGA